In Tribolium castaneum strain GA2 chromosome 8, icTriCast1.1, whole genome shotgun sequence, the genomic window CGATGGCCAAAAATCAAGAAATCGTTGTCTTGAAGCCAAGCGGGAAGGTTACGGAAGTGACAAACGGACCAACCAGCTTGTATCATTTTACGCACCACGTGCTCCGCCTGGCTGGCGGCATTGTGGGCCAACGTGGTGATGTCGAGCTCGTcacctaaattaaaaaaacacaagtctttttgttcgaaaaaaaaactatattcaatttttattaaaacactcGGCTTCGTCTCGGGCCATAAAATTCAAACCCACTTTAATGAACTTTATTTATCATAAAGTATTTTTTCCGTAGTCTCTTGTAAAATCCAGTCACCTCAGCTGTCAAAAATGTCACAGTTGTCAAggtcaaaaaaatgtcaaacgCAGTCTGACATtatcaagaaaaatgtaaaaaaataatcagttGTCTGTAACACTTTGACCCCACTCGAGATAATATTTTACtcttgatttaataaaaatcaaaactttcAAGGGGAAACACCTAGTTATAAATACATTGGttttattagtaattttaagaaatgatGCCtttgttggtaatttttaattttagttatttacaatagaattttaatattgaagCACAAAGCGAAGCTGAGAGCTTACttgaaacaatatttattttatttatataccaaaaagataaagaaatgTACCGGGTGGCCATAAAAGATTGTGGCAAAAAATATACATCTgacatttaaattttgcatCATTGTtgccaataaaaattatgaccAACCTGACAAGAATCATCGGGACTTGGGTTTATTTATACACAACAAAATCCCCAAAATTTGATTAGTTTGCGTCAAAACTTCGGTTTTAATCACAATTGTGATAATACAAGTGTGACCTTGGCCATCAATCTAGTTGGCAATTCGTGGCCTCCTTCAATtacaataaatgtcaaaataattgcattacATTTACCAAGCCTACTaagccaaataaaaaaaatataaactactGTACCTGTACCTAAAACGGCGGCTTTCAAGACATCGCTCATCTCCGAATCGAGCATATTTTCGTCTTCGGGGGTGGAGGGCAGGGGGCACCCCACACAATCCTCCTCAACCAGCGAATTAACATCATCGTCTAGCAGTTCCTTGATTTCCGAAGTGATCGATTCGGTCTCAGGGTCCCAGATCCTCCGCTTACGCACCCCCATATCGGCGGCTATGTCAATGGAGTCTTCGGCATCACTATAGTGCGACATTGTCCCCAAATCACAGCTGGAAGAAAACTGAGCGTTTTTGTGCGATAATCACACGTGTGAGTGCCCGAACAAAGGTCAATTTCGGTCAACCTTTGATATACCGGAGAAAGTGCGAATTTTCGCAAAAGGGGGCACACAGGGGGCAACTTACCCGGTTTCTGGGGGGCTTACCTCCTTGAACACACGGTTTTCAGTAAACAGACACTGGAAATTTGTTAAATGGTTTGACAAGTGGCAAAATCAGCTGTGTGTGGAGGCTTGGTTACAAAACTGGGGTTTTTGGCCAGGGGTTGGCAacgaatttgaaataattctaCATTTTTTGCGGATTTAAGCCCCCCAAACCCATAAAACGCGGCACTCACTAACGCATTACGTTGCTCACTTGTGGGGGCACACGATCCTGGCCCCGTTAACGccaaataacacatttttttactgtgaGGTTATGTGACCAAAATTGGGGTATTAAGCCAATAAAACGCTCAATTAgggcttaaaaaatatattgacaCACGATACAGTACAGTACAAAACGATAAATCAGGTTATAGTCCCAACTCCTTGATCAAATTCCCTGCGATTACAAGTCGCTGTATTTCGCTTGTGCCTTCGTAAATTTCGGTGATTCTGGCGTCCCGATAGTGCCTTTCGGCCGGCATGTCCGAGACGTAGCCCATGCCCcccaaaatttgtatacactgGTGGCTCAAATAAGTCGCAGCTTCGCTGGCCGCCAGCTTGGCCATGGCAGCCTCCTTGGTGAAGTTCTTGTGGTTGTCTTTAAGCCAGGCAGCCCTCCATGTCAAAAGCCGTGCCGCGTCCAAACGCAAGGCCATTTCGgccaatttattttgaattgttTGGAGCTTAAGGAGGGGCTTTCCGAAGGCCATCCGTTTGGAGGCGTATTCGGCAGCCACCTCGAGGGAGGCCTGGGCGATGCCTAGGGCCTGCGAGGCAATGCCGATACGGCCCGCATCCAGTGTCATCATCGCGATCTTGAAACCTTGTCCAGGTTCCCCCAAAAGGTTGGCTTTGGGGACTTGGCAGTCTTCGAAGATGAGGGAGCACGTGGAGGAGCCCCGAATCCCCAACTTGTCCTCCTTTTTGCCCAGTTCGAGCCCCTTTGTTGGCTTGGGGACGATTATCGCCGAAATgcctgaataaaaaattagagtggTTATGCAACCAATTATACAACCCGCACCTTTATGTTTTAAACTTTTGTCTGTTGTGGCCAAAACCACGGCTGCTTCACTCTCAAAGCCGTTAGTGATCCAGGCCTTGGTCCCATTGAGCATCCACTGGTCCCCGTCCAGCCTCGCCGTCGTGGAGGCAGCCCCCGCATCGGACCCGTTCCCCGGCTCGGACAGGGCAAAGCACCCCACCTGTAACACCAAATGAGCCCCTTTGCCTCAACTAACACAACACACCTTATCGCCGTTCGTAAACGGCGCGATAAATTTCTCCTTCTGTTCTTTATTTCCGAAATATTGAATCGGCCCTAAATACAACGAATTATTAACAGACATAATAACACCGGCACTGGCGCACCCTCTGGAAATCTCCTCCATGGCGATGGCGTACGCCACGTAATCTAGGCCCGTGCCCCCGAATTCTTCAGGGACGGCCACGGCCATGAGCCCCAATTCGCCCATTTTGCGGATCTGTTCTTTGGGGTACAGGTGCTCACGGTCGATTTTCGCCGCGATGGGCTTTAGCTCGTTGTCGGCAAAGTCGCGACAGGTCTTTTGCAACATTTGGTGCGTCTCAGAGAGGGCTGCCAGGGAGGCTATGCCCCGCGATTTGACTGCAATCAAGACGGCCGTggataaacaaatttagacGAATTAGGTAAAAATTACCATTTTGGGCCACAATTCGCGTGAAAACGAACATGATGTACTGTAAACTACACGGACGTGTACTTTGCTCgttgattattaaattgtttagtAAAAATTCCGTAAGTGGTTCCAAGGTTAGGTCAGCTGTCAAAACTGACAGCTGCATTTTTTACGAATTAATGGGCCCCCATTAAAGTCAGAGCCACGTTTTTATTGAGTCCAAGGGGCGCACGGTTAAATGGTcaatcaataatttatttatttatcaattaaGGCGGGTTCTTTCGGCTCGTTGTGTTGGTAAGACGGCGTTATGGTGGTACCGCCTGTCATCTGTCACTTTCCTTTACACGGTTGATAGCCGAAGTCACCACGTGCGTTGTGGAAAAAATCAGCCTTTTTGAGTGTCCCAAGCGTTTAAAAACGTACGTAAAAGCGTAAAACGACCAAAAACATGCCTAGTCAAGTGTTTGTGGTGAAATTTTGGCGTATTTTGAGCAATGTTTGTGTTTTTCCAGATGCCGTTAGCAGTCGATTTATTGCACCCTTCTGCCGAAAAACAGAAGAAATCGCATAAGAAGAAGAGGTTGGTGCAACATCCC contains:
- the Arc42 gene encoding short-chain specific acyl-CoA dehydrogenase, mitochondrial; translated protein: MQLSVLTADLTLEPLTEFLLNNLIINEQSTRPCSLQYIMFVFTRIVAQNVKSRGIASLAALSETHQMLQKTCRDFADNELKPIAAKIDREHLYPKEQIRKMGELGLMAVAVPEEFGGTGLDYVAYAIAMEEISRGCASAGVIMSVNNSLYLGPIQYFGNKEQKEKFIAPFTNGDKVGCFALSEPGNGSDAGAASTTARLDGDQWMLNGTKAWITNGFESEAAVVLATTDKSLKHKGISAIIVPKPTKGLELGKKEDKLGIRGSSTCSLIFEDCQVPKANLLGEPGQGFKIAMMTLDAGRIGIASQALGIAQASLEVAAEYASKRMAFGKPLLKLQTIQNKLAEMALRLDAARLLTWRAAWLKDNHKNFTKEAAMAKLAASEAATYLSHQCIQILGGMGYVSDMPAERHYRDARITEIYEGTSEIQRLVIAGNLIKELGL